The Methyloferula stellata AR4 genome includes a window with the following:
- a CDS encoding SAM-dependent methyltransferase has protein sequence MDETIRPGEIAVTLEEARASDAKLYFIGHIRTPWQKRTDCPRQGDREQGPECRIVVDPLWHQALTGIEQWPELQLLYWMNEARRDLVIQAATGKEPVGTFALRSPVRPNPIASSIVALRRVEPGCLIVTGLDCLDMTPLLDIKPHFGEAKPTSP, from the coding sequence ATGGATGAAACGATCCGGCCCGGCGAAATCGCTGTAACCCTTGAGGAGGCCCGCGCGAGCGACGCAAAGCTCTATTTTATCGGGCATATTCGCACACCTTGGCAGAAGCGGACGGACTGTCCGCGGCAGGGTGATCGCGAGCAGGGGCCCGAATGCCGCATCGTCGTCGATCCGCTCTGGCATCAGGCGCTGACCGGCATCGAGCAATGGCCTGAATTGCAGCTTCTCTATTGGATGAACGAAGCGCGGCGCGACCTTGTGATCCAGGCGGCCACCGGCAAGGAACCGGTTGGAACCTTTGCTTTGCGCTCTCCCGTGCGGCCCAATCCGATCGCCTCGTCCATCGTCGCCTTGCGGCGCGTCGAGCCGGGCTGTCTCATCGTCACCGGGCTCGACTGTCTCGACATGACGCCGCTTCTCGACATCAAGCCGCATTTCGGTGAGGCAAAACCGACCTCTCCTTGA
- a CDS encoding FAD-dependent oxidoreductase, with amino-acid sequence MKIRVIGAGVAGLTTAYEFARAGCAVEIVDRAAGPGLGCSWFAGGMIAPWCEAESAEPLVVSYGIEALTYWTQDVPVAQIHGSLVVAPARDRPDLIRFSRRTSHYEMCDGAAVAALEPDLEGRFESALFFAEEAHLDPRVAMAKLASLLAEHADVTFRFNTEADALEGDADWIIDCRGFDARDRLTDLRGVRGEMLVLKTQEINFARPVRLLHPRYPVYIVPRGDGRFMIGATMIESGQGGVMTARSALELLSAVCTVHPAFGEAEIIEMGANVRPAFADNLPRLRLDGRTLFVNGLYRHGFLAAPSLARRAADVVLKGSYFPEIMDADPRERQRA; translated from the coding sequence ATGAAGATCCGCGTGATCGGCGCCGGTGTCGCTGGACTGACAACTGCTTATGAATTTGCCCGCGCCGGCTGCGCGGTCGAGATCGTCGATCGCGCGGCGGGGCCGGGCCTCGGCTGTTCCTGGTTTGCCGGCGGCATGATCGCGCCCTGGTGCGAGGCCGAAAGCGCCGAGCCGCTTGTCGTCTCCTATGGCATCGAGGCGCTGACCTATTGGACGCAAGACGTGCCTGTCGCTCAGATACATGGCAGCCTTGTCGTCGCCCCCGCGCGCGATAGACCCGACCTCATCCGCTTTTCGCGCCGCACCTCGCATTATGAGATGTGTGATGGGGCCGCTGTCGCAGCGCTCGAACCAGATCTCGAAGGCCGGTTCGAGTCGGCGCTTTTCTTCGCAGAAGAAGCGCATCTCGATCCGCGGGTTGCAATGGCGAAGCTTGCATCGCTGCTTGCGGAGCATGCCGATGTCACCTTCCGCTTTAATACCGAGGCGGATGCGCTCGAGGGCGATGCGGATTGGATCATCGATTGCCGCGGCTTCGATGCCCGCGATCGCCTCACCGATCTGCGCGGGGTTCGCGGCGAAATGCTGGTGCTCAAGACGCAGGAGATAAATTTCGCACGTCCGGTGCGCCTTCTGCATCCGCGCTATCCGGTCTATATCGTGCCGCGCGGCGATGGCCGCTTCATGATCGGCGCGACCATGATCGAAAGCGGGCAGGGCGGCGTGATGACGGCGCGTTCGGCGCTTGAATTGCTGTCTGCCGTCTGCACGGTTCATCCGGCCTTCGGCGAGGCCGAGATCATCGAAATGGGCGCCAATGTGCGGCCGGCTTTCGCCGACAACCTGCCGCGTCTGCGGCTGGACGGCCGGACGCTCTTCGTCAACGGGCTTTACAGGCACGGCTTTCTCGCGGCGCCGTCGCTCGCGCGCCGCGCGGCGGATGTCGTGTTGAAGGGGTCCTATTTTCCGGAGATCATGGATGCAGATCCGCGTGAACGGCAAAGAGCTTGA
- the thiS gene encoding sulfur carrier protein ThiS: protein MQIRVNGKELEVAATTLAALLDELDYEDAMVATALNQNFIRKVDRMTTPLKDGDAVEVLVPKQGG, encoded by the coding sequence ATGCAGATCCGCGTGAACGGCAAAGAGCTTGAGGTCGCTGCGACGACGCTCGCAGCGCTTCTCGATGAGCTCGACTATGAAGACGCCATGGTTGCGACGGCGCTCAATCAGAATTTTATCCGCAAGGTGGATCGGATGACGACGCCTCTCAAAGACGGGGATGCGGTCGAGGTTCTCGTGCCGAAACAGGGAGGCTGA
- a CDS encoding thiazole synthase, producing the protein MRSRFSCRNREAELSDKPLSLYGVSLTSRLLAGTAQYPSPAILAAAVKAARTEVVTVSLRREAGGGRAGDSFWGLIRDLGVRVLPNTAGCRSVKEAVTTAQMAREVFGTAWVKLEVIGEDDTLQPDVFGLVEAAAILARDGFSVFPYTTEDLVVAEKLLGAGCEVLMPWGAPIGSGRGLNNRFGLKALRAHFPNVPLIVDAGIGTPSHAAEAMELGYDAVLLNTAIAKAGDPVMMADAFARAVEAGRLAYLAGPMEPRDMAEPSTPTAGLPFGGAVRA; encoded by the coding sequence ATGCGGTCGAGGTTCTCGTGCCGAAACAGGGAGGCTGAATTGAGCGACAAGCCGCTCTCGCTTTATGGAGTCAGCCTGACGTCGCGGCTCTTGGCCGGCACGGCGCAATATCCGTCGCCCGCCATTCTTGCCGCCGCCGTCAAAGCCGCACGGACCGAGGTGGTCACCGTCTCGCTGCGCCGCGAGGCGGGCGGCGGCCGCGCGGGCGATTCCTTCTGGGGCTTGATCCGCGATCTCGGCGTGCGCGTTTTGCCGAATACGGCCGGCTGCCGCAGCGTGAAAGAGGCCGTCACCACCGCGCAAATGGCGCGCGAGGTTTTCGGCACGGCTTGGGTCAAACTCGAAGTCATCGGCGAGGACGATACGTTGCAGCCCGACGTCTTCGGCCTTGTCGAAGCCGCGGCTATTCTCGCGCGCGACGGTTTCTCGGTCTTTCCCTACACGACGGAAGATCTCGTCGTCGCAGAAAAATTGCTCGGCGCCGGTTGCGAAGTCCTGATGCCCTGGGGCGCGCCGATCGGTTCCGGCCGTGGTCTCAACAACAGGTTCGGCCTGAAGGCCTTGCGCGCACATTTTCCGAATGTGCCGCTCATCGTCGATGCGGGCATCGGCACGCCGTCGCATGCGGCGGAAGCCATGGAGCTTGGCTATGATGCCGTGCTCTTGAATACGGCCATCGCGAAAGCTGGCGATCCGGTGATGATGGCGGACGCCTTTGCGCGCGCCGTCGAAGCTGGGCGGCTCGCCTATCTCGCGGGACCTATGGAGCCGCGCGACATGGCCGAGCCTTCGACACCGACCGCAGGCCTTCCTTTCGGCGGTGCCGTGCGTGCTTGA
- a CDS encoding thiamine phosphate synthase: MLDPFYLIVDSASWIARLLPSGVKLVQLRIKDVSAEERRAEIAKSKALCAQYGAQLIVNDYWQDAIDLGCDYIHLGQGDLDTADLTAIRKAGLRLGVSTHDEAELARALTTAPDYIALGPIYPTILKQMPFGPQGLGRLGEWRKKIGSLPLVGIGGISLDRAKGVLEAGADSAAVVTDITLNADPQARARAWAEATRAFVKT, translated from the coding sequence GTGCTTGATCCGTTTTATCTGATCGTCGACAGCGCGAGCTGGATCGCGCGGCTGCTGCCAAGCGGCGTGAAGCTCGTGCAATTGCGCATCAAGGATGTGAGCGCCGAAGAACGGCGCGCCGAGATTGCGAAATCGAAAGCGCTTTGCGCGCAGTATGGCGCGCAGCTCATCGTCAATGATTATTGGCAAGATGCGATCGATCTCGGCTGCGATTATATCCATCTTGGCCAGGGCGATCTCGACACGGCCGATTTGACGGCGATCCGCAAGGCAGGCCTGCGGCTCGGCGTCTCGACGCATGACGAGGCCGAACTTGCCCGCGCGCTTACAACGGCGCCGGATTACATCGCGCTCGGGCCGATCTATCCGACGATCTTGAAGCAAATGCCTTTTGGGCCGCAAGGTTTGGGCCGGCTTGGCGAATGGCGAAAGAAGATCGGATCGTTGCCGCTTGTCGGCATAGGCGGGATCTCGCTCGACCGCGCCAAAGGCGTACTCGAAGCCGGCGCCGATAGCGCGGCGGTCGTAACCGACATCACGCTCAATGCGGATCCCCAGGCCCGCGCGCGGGCCTGGGCCGAGGCGACGCGCGCTTTTGTCAAAACGTAG
- a CDS encoding MarR family transcriptional regulator, with protein sequence MLRRLNRMGRPRSLRHPLQEFKAITVDKETTCDSFLGNYEAQMRCKAKAAPLEAHLGYWLRFVSNHVSHAFSLKLAQRDVTVAEWVVLRQLYEKESLAPSELAEGIGMTRGAISKLADRLEAKALIEIGRDQMDRRYQSLALTKAARALVPQLAVLADENDAAFFAHLTPAERAKVETILKDIVRLHGLRAVPIT encoded by the coding sequence ATGCTCCGCCGTCTTAACAGGATGGGCCGCCCTCGTTCTTTGAGACACCCACTTCAGGAGTTTAAAGCCATAACAGTTGACAAGGAAACTACTTGTGATAGTTTCCTTGGAAATTACGAGGCTCAAATGAGATGCAAAGCAAAGGCCGCTCCTCTGGAGGCGCATTTGGGATACTGGCTGCGCTTCGTGTCGAATCATGTCTCGCATGCTTTCAGTCTCAAGCTCGCGCAGCGCGACGTAACCGTCGCCGAATGGGTCGTGCTGCGCCAGCTTTATGAGAAGGAGAGTTTGGCGCCGAGCGAACTTGCAGAGGGCATCGGCATGACGCGCGGCGCCATCTCGAAGCTCGCCGACCGGCTCGAAGCAAAAGCTTTGATCGAGATAGGCAGGGATCAAATGGATCGCCGATATCAAAGTCTGGCGCTCACGAAGGCCGCACGAGCGCTCGTGCCGCAGCTAGCAGTGCTGGCGGATGAGAATGACGCGGCCTTCTTCGCTCACCTGACGCCGGCGGAAAGGGCCAAGGTCGAAACGATCTTGAAGGACATCGTTCGCCTTCATGGGCTGAGGGCGGTGCCCATCACGTGA
- a CDS encoding DUF1398 domain-containing protein, translating to MDPDVKDVMEDCTRGSDEGRLSFPQVVLKLMEAGVEQYHADLRRAEKTYYMPDGASHVVACPALEASPAQDFSASGVEAAIRAIQTRAITYKEFCERIGAAGCVGYFVSLAGRRAVYFGRTSEMHIEPFPHVQ from the coding sequence ATGGACCCGGATGTGAAAGACGTCATGGAGGATTGCACGAGAGGTTCGGACGAGGGCCGGTTGAGCTTTCCTCAGGTCGTGTTGAAATTGATGGAGGCCGGTGTCGAACAATATCATGCGGACCTGCGCCGCGCCGAGAAAACCTATTATATGCCGGACGGAGCGTCTCACGTCGTTGCATGTCCGGCCCTCGAAGCATCACCCGCGCAGGATTTCTCCGCGAGCGGTGTCGAGGCCGCGATCCGGGCGATCCAAACCCGCGCGATCACATATAAGGAATTTTGTGAACGGATCGGTGCCGCGGGTTGCGTCGGCTATTTCGTGTCGCTTGCTGGGCGCCGCGCCGTCTATTTCGGGCGGACAAGCGAAATGCATATCGAGCCGTTTCCGCACGTCCAGTGA
- a CDS encoding aldehyde dehydrogenase translates to MIEVDEANQDDMGRIVGYYCYVGTKIWFEDGKVHRTDGPAVITLDGIDRYYVNGKEITVDVRDFLIAHKWNPKKGLDRPDKVTAFQEAFCK, encoded by the coding sequence ATGATCGAAGTCGATGAGGCAAACCAGGACGATATGGGCCGCATTGTCGGCTATTACTGCTATGTCGGAACCAAGATTTGGTTCGAGGACGGCAAGGTTCATCGCACCGACGGTCCCGCCGTCATCACTTTGGACGGTATCGATCGCTATTATGTCAACGGCAAAGAAATCACGGTCGACGTTCGCGATTTCCTGATTGCGCATAAATGGAACCCGAAAAAGGGTCTCGACCGACCGGATAAGGTCACGGCCTTTCAAGAAGCCTTCTGCAAGTAA
- a CDS encoding heparinase II/III family protein, whose amino-acid sequence MRLVGLFAGRIARLARRAATAPLRLFAGMTFHPAERLLIAPQDIRTGDPTTANDIYAGYFAFGGKIVNAHGRSPFEIEPGSPAWARALAGFGWLRHLRAADTARARDHARALVDDFLTHMGKPTPDPAWEPRVVARRTLAWLSQSPLILDGADRAFYRRFMKGLGRSQIALEHEVKAGLSGEPRLLAAITLAELGLCAQAATKLQKKATRLLAEELDRQILPDGGHVSRNPQVLIDLLLDLLPLRQAYAARNIAAPPQLLNAIDRIMPMLRLFRHGDGALALFNGMGVTAPEMLATVLAYDDARVQAITNAPYSGYQRLEMQGSLLIVDAGPPPPQDFSEQAHAGCLAFEFSSEAQHLVINCGAPDIHREAARQAARMTAAHSTVVVDDTSSCRFAFHSSLGRWLGHRILSGPDRVTVERSTVSSAARLRLSHNGYQPRFGLIHERDLTLSNDGRTLEGQDRLRPSSPSKPLENYPYCLRFHIHPSVRLKPSSEPRGILFELPNRTQWVFEAPGRDIRIAESVFFASPDGPRRCEQIVISSETGQSPEINWTLRRLDKTTP is encoded by the coding sequence GTGCGCCTGGTCGGCCTCTTCGCAGGCCGAATCGCGAGGCTCGCGCGCCGCGCGGCCACGGCACCTTTGCGTCTTTTCGCCGGAATGACCTTTCATCCGGCGGAGCGGCTTTTGATCGCGCCGCAAGATATTCGCACCGGCGATCCGACCACAGCGAACGACATTTATGCGGGCTATTTCGCCTTCGGCGGCAAGATCGTCAACGCGCATGGGCGCTCGCCCTTCGAAATCGAGCCGGGCTCGCCGGCCTGGGCGCGGGCGCTCGCCGGTTTCGGCTGGCTGCGCCATTTGCGTGCCGCCGATACGGCGCGCGCACGGGACCATGCCCGCGCGCTTGTCGACGATTTTCTTACCCATATGGGCAAGCCCACACCGGACCCCGCCTGGGAGCCGCGCGTCGTCGCGCGCCGGACCTTGGCCTGGCTGTCGCAATCGCCTTTGATCCTCGATGGTGCCGATCGCGCCTTCTATCGGCGATTCATGAAAGGGCTCGGCCGCTCACAAATAGCGCTCGAACATGAGGTCAAGGCCGGGCTCAGCGGCGAGCCTCGCCTGCTTGCCGCGATCACGCTCGCCGAGCTCGGCCTTTGCGCGCAGGCCGCGACGAAATTGCAGAAGAAGGCTACGAGATTGCTGGCCGAAGAACTCGACCGGCAGATCTTGCCGGACGGCGGACATGTCAGCCGCAATCCGCAAGTCTTGATCGATCTTCTGCTCGATCTTCTGCCTCTGCGCCAAGCCTATGCGGCGCGCAATATCGCGGCGCCGCCGCAGCTTCTCAACGCGATCGATCGCATCATGCCGATGCTGCGGCTGTTTCGCCATGGCGACGGCGCGCTCGCGCTTTTCAATGGAATGGGCGTGACCGCGCCGGAGATGCTTGCAACCGTGCTCGCCTATGACGACGCGCGCGTGCAAGCCATCACCAACGCACCCTATTCCGGCTATCAGCGTCTTGAGATGCAAGGCAGCTTGCTGATCGTCGATGCCGGGCCGCCGCCGCCGCAGGATTTTTCCGAACAGGCGCATGCGGGCTGCCTTGCCTTCGAATTTTCATCCGAAGCCCAGCATCTCGTCATCAATTGCGGCGCGCCGGATATTCATCGCGAGGCGGCTCGCCAGGCGGCCCGCATGACGGCGGCGCATTCGACCGTGGTCGTCGACGACACGTCATCTTGCCGCTTCGCCTTTCACTCAAGCCTCGGCCGATGGCTTGGCCATCGTATTCTGTCGGGACCGGATAGGGTCACGGTCGAAAGGAGCACGGTTTCCTCGGCCGCGCGGCTACGGCTTTCCCATAATGGCTATCAACCGCGGTTTGGATTGATCCATGAGCGCGATCTGACGCTGTCGAACGACGGGCGAACGCTCGAAGGCCAAGACCGCCTGCGGCCATCATCGCCTTCAAAACCGCTCGAAAACTACCCCTATTGCCTGCGTTTCCACATTCATCCGAGCGTCCGCCTCAAGCCTTCGTCGGAGCCGCGCGGCATTCTCTTCGAGCTTCCAAACCGGACGCAATGGGTTTTCGAAGCGCCCGGCCGCGACATCAGGATCGCGGAGAGCGTTTTCTTCGCTTCGCCCGACGGGCCGAGGCGCTGCGAACAGATCGTCATTTCGAGCGAAACCGGCCAGAGTCCGGAGATCAATTGGACCCTTCGCAGGCTCGACAAGACGACGCCATGA
- a CDS encoding RsmB/NOP family class I SAM-dependent RNA methyltransferase → MVSAETQRREAERHPGLLARTAAAALLNDIITNGHALDERLSSTAVPNRLAGIDARDRALVRSIVTVSLRRLGTIRHAINKLVERGLPRQAAQIEWTLIVAAAQILFLDVPDHAAVDLAVRIVRLETKTAPYASLVNAVLRNIARERDAILAASDPLEQDTPHWLAARWRKTYGDAAAQAIAAINCEEPTLDLTVRSDIESWQQKLGGVVLPTGSLRLETHVPISELEGFDLGQWWVQDAAAALPARLLRVKPGTKVADFCAAPGGKAAQLAALGADVTAIDRSAERLKMLAANFERLHLRAEMIVADVTGLKALTFDAILIDPPCTGTGTIRRHPDIAWIKKASDITSLAAMQSRMLDKAAEMVRPGGLIVFCTCSIEPEEGEMQIQAFLRRNPDMARLPIEPDEVGGLPGILNEFGEMRTLPSHLPAENPRLAGLDGFFAARLIRRG, encoded by the coding sequence ATGGTCTCGGCGGAAACTCAAAGACGCGAGGCGGAACGTCATCCCGGTCTTCTCGCCAGAACCGCAGCCGCGGCGCTTTTGAACGATATCATTACCAATGGTCATGCGCTCGACGAACGGCTTTCGTCGACAGCCGTTCCCAATCGCCTCGCAGGCATCGATGCGCGCGATCGCGCCTTGGTCCGCTCCATCGTCACCGTTTCGCTCCGGCGGCTCGGAACGATCAGGCATGCGATCAACAAGCTGGTGGAGCGCGGCCTGCCGCGTCAGGCGGCACAGATCGAATGGACGCTGATCGTCGCGGCGGCGCAGATCCTCTTTCTGGACGTGCCGGATCATGCGGCGGTCGATCTCGCCGTCCGCATCGTAAGGCTTGAAACGAAGACGGCGCCTTATGCGTCGCTCGTCAACGCCGTCTTGCGCAATATCGCACGCGAACGCGACGCCATTCTTGCCGCCAGCGATCCGCTCGAACAGGATACGCCGCATTGGCTCGCCGCGCGCTGGCGCAAGACCTATGGCGACGCCGCGGCCCAGGCCATCGCCGCGATCAATTGCGAGGAACCGACGCTCGATCTGACCGTCAGGTCGGATATCGAATCCTGGCAACAAAAGCTTGGCGGCGTGGTTTTGCCGACAGGCTCTCTGCGGCTCGAGACCCATGTTCCCATCAGCGAGCTTGAGGGCTTCGACCTCGGACAATGGTGGGTACAGGACGCGGCCGCCGCCCTGCCCGCGCGTCTGCTTCGGGTCAAGCCCGGCACGAAAGTCGCCGATTTCTGCGCGGCGCCCGGCGGCAAGGCGGCGCAACTCGCGGCGCTCGGCGCCGATGTCACCGCGATCGATCGCTCGGCCGAGCGCCTCAAAATGCTGGCGGCTAATTTTGAGCGGCTTCATCTGCGCGCCGAAATGATCGTCGCCGATGTGACCGGTCTCAAGGCCCTGACTTTCGACGCCATATTGATCGACCCGCCCTGCACGGGCACGGGCACGATCCGCCGCCACCCCGACATCGCCTGGATCAAAAAAGCGAGCGACATTACCTCTCTCGCGGCGATGCAGTCGCGTATGCTCGACAAGGCGGCGGAAATGGTGCGGCCCGGCGGGCTGATCGTCTTCTGCACATGTTCGATCGAGCCTGAAGAGGGCGAAATGCAGATCCAGGCTTTCCTGCGCCGCAATCCGGATATGGCGCGCCTGCCGATCGAACCGGACGAAGTTGGGGGTCTGCCGGGCATCCTCAACGAATTCGGCGAAATGCGGACTCTGCCTTCGCATCTTCCCGCCGAAAACCCAAGGCTCGCCGGCCTTGACGGCTTTTTCGCTGCGCGTCTCATTCGACGTGGTTAA
- a CDS encoding DUF1674 domain-containing protein, translated as MPKLDPPGGDAPLSPSKSLSPEARRALAEAEERRRRAEASSKDAAKATEIGGRDGPEPTRYGDWEVKGIVSDF; from the coding sequence ATGCCCAAGCTTGATCCGCCGGGCGGCGATGCGCCTCTTTCCCCGTCCAAGTCTTTGAGCCCGGAAGCGCGTCGCGCTTTGGCCGAAGCGGAGGAACGCCGGCGTCGCGCCGAAGCCTCTTCGAAGGACGCTGCCAAAGCGACGGAAATCGGCGGCCGCGACGGGCCGGAGCCGACCCGTTATGGCGATTGGGAAGTCAAAGGCATCGTCAGCGATTTTTGA
- a CDS encoding DUF1345 domain-containing protein, producing the protein MTDPSAAGLGANLHRWRLVRLIRGRPRLFISVLFGLAVGLFTPSSWREITRWLIAWNACTLLYFILTGWLIATATQASIRYRAKLQDEGRFAILILTSIAALSSIGAIVAQLAIVKDTTGLLKELHIALAATTILSAWFFIHLMFALHYAHDYFGTGTTRSGGPEHRRGGLHFPGTDNPDYFDFLYFSYVIGVASQTADVEITSKGMRRTALTHCILAFFFNSAVLALTINIAAGLI; encoded by the coding sequence TTGACCGATCCGTCCGCCGCCGGCCTTGGAGCAAACCTCCATCGGTGGCGCCTTGTCCGTTTGATCCGCGGCCGGCCGCGGCTTTTCATCAGCGTTCTATTTGGATTGGCGGTCGGCCTTTTCACGCCATCGTCGTGGCGCGAAATCACCCGCTGGCTCATTGCCTGGAACGCCTGCACCCTGCTTTATTTCATCTTGACCGGATGGCTTATCGCAACGGCGACGCAGGCCTCGATCCGCTATCGCGCCAAGCTCCAGGACGAAGGCCGTTTCGCCATTCTCATTTTGACGAGCATCGCAGCTTTAAGCTCGATTGGCGCGATCGTCGCGCAGTTGGCGATCGTCAAAGATACGACCGGGCTCTTAAAGGAGCTGCATATCGCATTGGCGGCAACGACGATCCTCAGCGCCTGGTTCTTCATCCATCTGATGTTCGCGCTGCACTATGCGCATGATTATTTCGGTACGGGCACCACGCGATCGGGCGGCCCGGAGCACCGGCGCGGCGGGCTGCATTTTCCCGGCACCGACAATCCGGATTATTTCGATTTCCTCTACTTCTCTTATGTGATCGGCGTCGCGTCGCAGACGGCCGATGTTGAGATCACATCAAAGGGCATGCGCCGGACAGCGCTGACCCATTGCATCCTCGCCTTTTTCTTCAACAGCGCGGTGCTTGCATTGACGATCAATATTGCCGCGGGATTGATCTGA
- a CDS encoding polyprenyl synthetase family protein, with protein MASGGAREFEGRLSDVAEATESMLDTLLSANPLPGETFRPARFLQAMRYASLGGGKRLRPFLLIETARLFGVEGKGVVRAAAALEMIHCYSLVHDDLPALDNDDLRRGRPTTHKAFDEATAILVGDGLLTYAFDVTADLATHPDPAVRAELVLALARAAGIGGMVGGQVLDLEAEQAKEPHTAEAVIRLQSMKTGALLHYAVNAGAILGGADAEAKAALSRYGQALGAAFQVADDILDVEADEVALGKRAGKDAERNKATLVAALGFEAACERRDKMASEAISALKGLGPQAGILKEAAHFVVARKN; from the coding sequence ATGGCATCAGGTGGCGCGCGTGAATTCGAAGGGCGATTGTCGGACGTCGCGGAGGCGACGGAGAGCATGCTCGACACGCTCCTGTCGGCGAACCCGCTGCCCGGAGAGACATTCCGCCCTGCCCGTTTTCTGCAGGCCATGCGCTATGCGAGCCTTGGCGGCGGCAAAAGGCTGCGGCCATTTCTTCTGATCGAGACCGCACGGCTCTTCGGCGTCGAAGGCAAGGGCGTGGTTCGCGCCGCGGCCGCGCTCGAAATGATCCATTGCTATTCCCTGGTCCATGACGATCTGCCCGCGCTCGATAATGACGATCTGCGGCGCGGCCGGCCGACCACCCATAAAGCTTTTGACGAAGCGACGGCCATTCTCGTCGGCGACGGGCTTTTGACCTATGCCTTCGATGTCACCGCCGATCTCGCGACCCATCCGGACCCGGCGGTTCGCGCCGAACTGGTCTTGGCCTTGGCCCGCGCGGCCGGCATCGGCGGTATGGTCGGCGGCCAGGTGCTCGACCTCGAAGCGGAACAGGCGAAGGAGCCGCATACGGCGGAAGCGGTCATCAGGCTTCAATCCATGAAGACCGGCGCGCTTTTGCATTATGCGGTCAATGCCGGCGCGATCCTCGGCGGCGCCGACGCGGAGGCGAAAGCCGCTCTCTCGCGCTATGGTCAGGCGCTTGGCGCGGCCTTTCAGGTGGCAGACGACATTTTGGATGTCGAGGCCGACGAGGTCGCCCTCGGCAAACGCGCCGGCAAGGATGCCGAGCGCAACAAGGCGACGCTTGTCGCCGCGCTCGGCTTTGAGGCCGCCTGCGAAAGACGCGACAAGATGGCGTCCGAAGCGATTTCCGCGCTGAAAGGCTTAGGACCGCAGGCGGGCATCCTCAAAGAGGCGGCGCATTTCGTCGTGGCGCGCAAAAATTGA
- the mtgA gene encoding monofunctional biosynthetic peptidoglycan transglycosylase, with the protein MFRWFFRILLLVLLAVGALILAYRFVTPVSTLMVGRWITGKSVERTYVPLSRMSPHLAAAVIASEDARFCLHHGVDWDALNGVIKKAGKRGPSRGASTIPMQTAKNLFLWPGRSVVRKGLEIPLALAIDTAWPKRRLLEVYLNIAEWGDGIFGAEAAARSYFKKSAHDLTLPEAALLATALPNPHLRDPGQPHRRHAALARNLMRRVEQGGVPLECVE; encoded by the coding sequence ATTTTTCGCTGGTTCTTTCGCATTCTGCTGCTGGTTCTCTTGGCGGTGGGCGCATTGATTCTCGCCTATCGCTTCGTCACGCCGGTCTCGACCTTGATGGTCGGGCGCTGGATCACCGGGAAATCCGTCGAACGGACTTACGTCCCGCTCTCGCGCATGTCACCTCATTTGGCGGCAGCGGTGATTGCTTCCGAGGATGCGCGGTTTTGCCTGCACCACGGCGTCGACTGGGACGCCTTGAACGGGGTCATCAAGAAAGCCGGCAAGCGGGGACCTTCGCGCGGCGCCTCCACCATCCCGATGCAGACGGCCAAGAATCTTTTTCTATGGCCTGGGCGATCGGTGGTCCGTAAAGGCCTGGAAATTCCGCTGGCCTTGGCGATCGACACAGCTTGGCCGAAGCGGCGTCTGCTTGAAGTCTATTTGAACATTGCCGAATGGGGCGACGGCATTTTCGGCGCCGAGGCCGCCGCCCGGTCTTATTTCAAGAAAAGCGCCCATGACCTGACTTTGCCGGAGGCGGCGCTGCTCGCAACCGCGCTGCCAAACCCACATCTGCGCGATCCGGGCCAGCCGCACCGGCGCCATGCGGCTTTGGCCCGCAACCTCATGCGGCGGGTCGAGCAGGGCGGCGTGCCGCTTGAATGTGTGGAGTGA
- the rpmF gene encoding 50S ribosomal protein L32, translated as MAVPKRKTSPMKRGFRRSADALEAPTYVEDKDSGELRRPHHIDLKTGMYRGRQILTPKTKEA; from the coding sequence ATGGCTGTTCCGAAACGTAAAACCTCCCCGATGAAGCGCGGTTTCCGGCGCTCGGCCGATGCGCTCGAGGCGCCGACCTATGTCGAAGACAAGGATTCGGGCGAATTGCGCCGGCCGCATCATATCGATCTCAAGACCGGCATGTATCGCGGCCGTCAAATCCTGACGCCCAAGACCAAAGAAGCCTAG